Proteins encoded by one window of Candidatus Odinarchaeum yellowstonii:
- a CDS encoding AAA family ATPase produces the protein MEEDWSLEKYISRKSVFKKNAESTLSPSYVPKKLPGREAELQRLTLDFQSLTLDEKGYSVNVAVIGPPGSGKTALVRNFGESLAEYGKSRNRNIIFEYLDCFAARTKSSVLSNILAKFNITSRGFSDEELLSILLKRLNSEEAHLVIGLDEAYILGGEAILSIIRSNDVYSSGLARISTIIISRLNEWRMLLNTTLSGRITDQIMLAGYSKETLLEIIRYRAELAFKPGVISEGVLEMIADIAAKTENARHAIELLFRAGKIADHLSEDVITPEMIRKAKDEVFPEFRADIFHDLKKHELISALAVAKRLKHKGVISTTIDEAYEYYKTTCEEYKIEPRSKSAFREFIKFLTDLGVISSVVINLGSGRRGRRSVLRLYDLPAEVLEERCRKILENKPA, from the coding sequence ATGGAGGAGGATTGGAGTCTCGAGAAGTATATTAGCAGAAAAAGTGTCTTCAAAAAAAATGCGGAGTCCACGCTCTCCCCAAGTTATGTTCCTAAGAAACTCCCGGGTAGGGAAGCGGAGCTTCAAAGGCTCACCTTAGATTTTCAAAGTCTTACTTTAGATGAAAAAGGTTACTCGGTAAATGTAGCGGTTATAGGACCGCCTGGCTCCGGTAAAACAGCTCTTGTAAGAAATTTTGGAGAAAGCCTCGCCGAGTACGGTAAAAGTAGAAACCGTAACATTATCTTTGAGTACTTAGACTGCTTTGCTGCAAGAACTAAAAGCAGTGTATTAAGTAATATCTTAGCTAAGTTCAATATAACAAGCAGAGGTTTCTCTGACGAGGAATTACTAAGCATACTTTTAAAAAGATTAAACAGCGAGGAAGCTCACCTAGTAATCGGCTTAGATGAAGCTTATATTTTAGGCGGTGAAGCTATACTAAGTATTATAAGAAGCAATGATGTTTACAGCAGCGGTTTAGCTCGGATTTCCACGATTATAATAAGCAGACTAAACGAGTGGAGGATGCTTTTAAACACTACACTAAGCGGTAGAATAACAGATCAGATAATGCTAGCAGGATATAGTAAAGAAACTCTTCTTGAAATAATCCGCTATAGAGCCGAACTAGCATTTAAACCAGGGGTTATCTCCGAGGGTGTGCTTGAAATGATCGCGGATATAGCAGCGAAAACAGAGAATGCTAGACATGCTATAGAATTACTTTTCAGAGCTGGGAAGATAGCCGACCATCTTTCGGAAGATGTAATAACACCGGAGATGATTAGAAAAGCTAAAGACGAAGTTTTCCCAGAGTTTAGAGCGGATATATTCCACGACTTGAAAAAACATGAATTAATCTCAGCCCTCGCTGTAGCTAAAAGGCTTAAGCATAAAGGTGTTATTTCAACAACTATAGATGAAGCCTACGAATACTATAAGACTACGTGTGAAGAATATAAAATAGAACCCAGGTCGAAGTCAGCTTTCAGAGAGTTTATCAAATTCTTAACCGATCTCGGAGTCATCTCCAGCGTTGTTATAAACCTCGGATCAGGTAGAAGAGGCAGACGCTCCGTGCTAAGATTATATGATCTACCAGCGGAAGTGCTTGAAGAAAGATGTAGAAAAATATTAGAAAATAAGCCGGCTTAA
- the trxA gene encoding thioredoxin produces the protein MAEDLELEKIKMKKISELMRKSKEVEKNMADAPLELNQSNFDKTINESPLPVLVDFYATWCMPCKMMAPVVADLARKYSGKILVGKVDVDRNPKLAVRYQIMSVPTFMVFKNGKPVDRILGAVGSRLEEIIRVHV, from the coding sequence GTGGCTGAAGATTTAGAATTAGAGAAAATAAAAATGAAAAAAATAAGCGAGTTAATGCGAAAATCAAAAGAGGTTGAAAAAAATATGGCTGATGCGCCTTTAGAACTTAATCAATCTAATTTCGATAAGACTATCAATGAGAGTCCGCTGCCTGTATTAGTCGACTTCTACGCTACATGGTGTATGCCCTGTAAGATGATGGCTCCTGTAGTAGCTGACTTAGCGCGAAAATACTCTGGAAAAATATTAGTTGGAAAAGTGGACGTGGATCGTAACCCTAAGCTGGCGGTTAGATACCAGATTATGAGCGTGCCGACTTTTATGGTTTTTAAAAACGGCAAGCCTGTTGATCGAATTCTAGGAGCTGTTGGGAGTAGATTGGAGGAGATAATTAGAGTGCATGTTTAA
- a CDS encoding MarR family transcriptional regulator has product MNIQEVFQHLSMPKLNITCLASCTLGLKEYEVEAYLTLLKKGAMTVGELAKNINKSRPSAQRILGELLGKGLVYRRREIFLNGGYVYYYSAIPAEKFREKMLKNLEEWYKRAGEIIKEMPIELEDDKIEQ; this is encoded by the coding sequence ATGAATATACAAGAAGTATTCCAACATTTATCCATGCCGAAGTTAAATATAACCTGTCTCGCATCGTGCACGCTCGGGCTTAAAGAGTATGAGGTTGAAGCCTACCTCACGCTCCTCAAGAAGGGGGCGATGACAGTAGGTGAACTGGCTAAAAATATTAATAAAAGCAGACCCTCAGCTCAGAGAATACTAGGTGAGCTACTGGGGAAAGGATTAGTCTACAGGAGGAGAGAAATATTTCTTAACGGGGGGTACGTTTACTATTATAGTGCTATTCCCGCTGAAAAATTCAGGGAGAAAATGCTTAAAAACTTGGAGGAGTGGTATAAAAGAGCAGGTGAGATAATTAAAGAAATGCCTATAGAATTAGAAGACGACAAGATTGAACAGTGA